AGGGCTCCGGCTCACCTCCTCCAGCCGAGCCGTTTGTGAACGCCTTCCCGCTCACACGCTGCTGGAGCCATCCGCAGCCGTCGGCGCGCTCAGAGATACAAACGAGGCGCTGAACGTTTTGTCACGTTGGAGAGCGCGGCGTGTTTAAGGCCGCGTTCCGACCGGAGCTGTTACCGGGAGAGCTTCTCACGCTGCGCTCACAGAACCACGTTCGGGCGGTTCAGCCGTGAGGAACAACAAAAGGGGAAGGCCCTGCAGAGGCAGCACGCCCGCAAGCAGAGCCCCGTGAGCGGCCCATCGCCTCGGCTCGCCCCCCAACACCCACCAGGCCCGGCACCCCGCACCGCCTCGGCGGCCGGCACATACGTCGCTATGGCAACAGCCGCGGCGCATGCCGGTCCGAAAGAAAACGCAGGAGTAAAATGCTGGTAGACTGTCGGATTGTAGCCAATGAGAACGCGGAGCGGCCGCGGCGGTGACCAATAGCTGATGGGCAGCGCAGGGAGGGCGGGGCCGGAGGCACCGGGAGGCGGGTGCGACGCGCGCGGGTCGGTTAAaccggcgcggcggcggcgcgaGCGGCTGATTGTGGTGCGCGTTCGCCTCGGTGTGCTGGCCCGCTGCGTGCCGCTTCGTGAGGGCTGCTCCTGCTCCGCGCCCGCGGAACGGTGAGGGGCGGGGGGGGCTGTCGGGTGCGAGGGCGCCGGGCCGCGTCAGCTCCTGATTGGGGCTGGGTCCGGCCTGGCGCTTCGGGAGCTGCGTGCCGTGAGTTGCTACGTCCGGGCCCTTCAGCGCCGCACGCATGCGGCCTGCCCGCGGCACCGTGGGGCGGTGGCCCTGCGTTGTAGAAGGGCCGCGGGGAggcggctgcggggctggggaggggagggaaaccGCTGCTCTGTGGGCAGCTCGCAGAAACGCGGCCCGGCAGCGCTGTGGGGCCCTGAGCCGGGACGGGCTGCGGGAGCGCGAGGGAGTGGCCGTGTGTGACCGCAGCTCGGGGCTCCGTGCCCGCTGCAGGCAACCATGAGTGACCGAAAGGCGGTGATCAAGAACGCGGACATGTCGGAGGAGATGCAGCAGGACGCTGTGGAGTGCGCTACGCAGGCACTGGAGAAGTACAACATCGAGAAGGACATCGCAGCGCACATCAAGAAGGTAAAGGGCTCCTGGCAGCCCGTGTGTAACAGCAGCGGGGGGAATGTTGCCAGGCGGGTAGCGCTCGAGAAACGAGTTCCCGAGATAGCAGCTCGCCCAGCTGGGCTTTCTGTGTAGGCTGTGATTCCTTAGGCTGCTTCCCCCTCCCTTTGCGTGGACTAACGTGGTCTTTTCGCTGTTCTCCTGTAATACTTCTCATTTAAGCGTTTACCTCAATTGTCTTCTGTCCACTTAAACAAAAAAGTGGCAGCTGAGCCGGCCCTGGGACTCATCTGGGCCAAAATACAGTGGCTCTATTGAGTGCCCCTACAGCTTCCCTCTGAGAGAAGGCTTGTTTGACAGAGTTCTCAGTTACAGCTTTATTGAATTTAATCTTCAGGATCTGTTCAGTTCTctgcagctgaaacagaaaCTGCAGGGAAACATCCTCTTCTGCAAGATTGCTGTAATTGTGTCTTACGTAGTAACCAAACCGAAAAAAGCCAACAGCctcaaaaccaaagcaaatacATTCTGCTTGTCGTTTTAATCTGTTTactgtgatatatatatatatatatatatttatatatcaaATTAACAGTAATGAATGTTTAGAATAGTTAGCCCAGGTGAATGAGGGTTTGAATGGAGGAGCTACCTGGAGAGCAGTGCAACTGAGGGAGATTCTTCTGATGAAAGTGCTGTACAGGAAGGGATTTTTTCCATATCTGTGATAGTGGAGAAGGGAGTTCAGCCTCATGATACTCAGGTACTTTTTTGTGGTAACTGCTAGAAACTTCTAGAGCGTGCACTGCTAGGTGTAAAGCAGATACAGAGGAGGTGAATGGAGGGCACTGCTGTTACAGAGCTTCTGGCAGGGAGTTTTCCACAAACAGCCCCATCAGCACCAGTGTGAGAGACGAACAAAGGAGTTCAGATAATGGCTTCGTCTCCATAGATACAAAACTGGCGCTGAAGCTTTCACTTGGGGCTGTAGCTTTAGATGATGAGTTATGGGAGGGAGAGGAGTGCTTTCCCTGCGCAAAGGCAACGttctgagctctgcctgctcGGATGGgaggtgcttttctttcttgtgttgttttgtcTGACTAAGCAGCAGGTGAACAATAGTGGGATTATCTTGTTTAGAACACATTCAAGAGCATCTGCTGCTCCTCTAATGGCTCCGGCCCGAAATGGAATGCCCGTTTATGAGTGTTCTTAGTGTCCAGCGGTCTGTTTTGCAGGAGTTTGACAAGAAATACAATCCTACTTGGCACTGCATCGTGGGAAGGAACTTTGGCAGCTACGTGACTCATGAGACCAAACACTTCATCTACTTCTACCTCGGCCAAGTCGCTATCCTTCTCTTCAAGTCTGGTTAGAAGCACGGACTCTCTCTGACACATCTGGCTGcggggctgctggctgctgttccTTCAGCCTTCCTGAGGACGCAGCCCTTGATCTTCAAGGGCAATGGCAGGGATCATGCTATAGCAGAAGGTGTTACGTTGTGGATatgaaaaataccaaaaaagAGTCTTccttatatttattatttttgttttcctcaaagGCTTCATTTTGGCTAATAGAGCTGTTGGAGGAGTGTGGCCTTGATCTATGCCATCCGCAGTATCAGCTCTGTGAGCGCTGACGGCGTTCTGTTCCAAAGCTCTCCTATTCCTTTCCGGTACCGTTGGATGTACTGACAGCTGTACTGTTGCAGAGCctgagctgtttctttttctgctgatgCCTCTTGGAGATTTGAGTTGGGAAATAAACGTCGAGATGCACCCGGCTGCCGCCTGCTTATTCGGGTGGGGCTGCTGGGCGGTACCCGCGGGACTACAGCTCCCGGCGTGCCCCGCGACCGCCCACATCCGGTTCCGCCTCTGTCCGGCGCCGTTCGCACGTGGGGCGCGCGGGGAGCGGTTGAACGGAGCGGGGCGAAGGGAGTGAGTGCGGGGCGAAGGGAGGCGGCTCCGGCACGGCCGGGCTGTGCGCTGTCGGTGCGGGTTGGCCATGGACGAGCAGAAGGCGGAGATAAAGGACACGGACATGCTGGAGGAGATGCAGCAGGAGGCCGTGCAGTGTGCCGTATTGGCCATAGAGAAGTACAGCGTTGAAAGAGAAATTGCTGCCCTTATCAAGAGGGTAAATAGCTGCCGTATCCTTTCTGATCTGCTCACATCAGAGGTGCGGTGGGCTGGGTAGCAACAAGCTTCCTGGGAAAGCCAGCTCTGTGGGGGCAAGGCACAGTGGGCATGGGCTGCTTTCTGTGTTCCTTTCTGTCACCCTTACACATGTCTGTCACCTGGCACGTGTGCCTTTCACACCGGCACGGTGGGTTTGACTTTCTTTAgtctgagcagcagtgagacGTAACTAACAGTCCTTGAAGCCTCTAAATTGCCTTTCCAAACTGCTGCTTGTTAAGAGACAGCACTAACCCAACGGTCTGTTCCACAGGAGTTTGAGAAGAAGTACAGCCCCACGTGGCACTGCGTCGTAGGAAGGAAGTTTGGCAGCTATGTGTCCCACGAGACCaagcacttcattttcttcctggtGCGCGGCCTCAACGTGCTCCTGTTCAAGGCTGGCTAGCAGCCATTGCTGGGAGCGTTGGCGCTGTGCAGGCCGTGGGCTGCAGGTACCAGCACGGTGCTTCGACACGGATAATAAAGAAATAGTTCTTcgtatttattatttttccaaagtcAGCTCCCCCGTTAATAAAAATGCTGTGCTCACACGTCCCGTTCTGAAGTCAATCCCTGCCCGGTGGGGTCGGGCCTGCACGGCGCCCAACGCGCAGCCGCTCAGGGCGGGCCGGGAGGGGGCGCTCCCGTCGCTATAGTAACGAGCGCGGGGATCTGCCGCTCTGCGCCCCGTGACCAATGAGCACGCGGAATGGCGGAGGCGTTAGCCAATGGGAGGGGGCGGTGCTAGCGGGTGGCTCCGGGAGGCGGGCGCGGCGCGCGCGGGCCGCTTAAAGCCGCTTAAAGCGTTAGTGCGGCGGTGAGCGGGTCGGGGCCATGGCGGAGCAGAAGGCCGTGATCAAGGACACCGACATGCCGGCCGACATGCAGCAGCAGGCCGTGCAGTGCGCCGCGCGCTCTCTGGAGGAACACAGCCCTGAGTGCAGCGTTGCCGCTCATATAAAGAGGGTAAACGGAACCGGGTCTGCGGGGTGCTGGGCTCCGCCGGGTTCCGCCGCCTGCCCCGCGCTGCAGAGGCGGCGTCGGGCGGCGGCGCTGAGCGGAGCTCGGTGTGTGGTGCAGGAGTTCGACAGGCGGTACAGCCCCACGTGGCACTGCGTGGTGGGGAGGAGCTTCGCCAGCTGCGTGACGCACGAGACCAACAACTTCATCTTCGCCTACCTGGGCCACGTCGCTCTTCTGCTCTTCAAGACGGCGTAGGGCCGCGTCCACACCCCGCAGCTCCCACAGCGACCGGCCGCGGCCTTGATGGAGTGTGCGATGCTCTTATTGTTCTGGGGGGAGACGGGAAAGGCCCGTCAAAGCCCCTCGGCGCGTCCGTTCCCCTTCCGCAGCCGGCTTCTTTCCCGATAAAGGCGTTGTTCCTCCAAAGCTCGGCTGCCGGCTGCGCTCCCtgacgctgtttgtgctgctggtTGTGCCCCGGGCGCGGCTGGCGGCCAGACGGTGCTTCCCAGCCCCGAGCGCTTACACACCTTACGGCACATACACACCTTACGGCACTTACACAGCGCGGCGGGTCGCTCGTACTTGGGGCGGTGATGTAACGTCAGTCAGGGCAGC
This sequence is a window from Excalfactoria chinensis isolate bCotChi1 chromosome 16, bCotChi1.hap2, whole genome shotgun sequence. Protein-coding genes within it:
- the LOC140259737 gene encoding dynein light chain 1, cytoplasmic-like, whose translation is MSDRKAVIKNADMSEEMQQDAVECATQALEKYNIEKDIAAHIKKEFDKKYNPTWHCIVGRNFGSYVTHETKHFIYFYLGQVAILLFKSG
- the LOC140259738 gene encoding dynein light chain 2, cytoplasmic-like; translation: MDEQKAEIKDTDMLEEMQQEAVQCAVLAIEKYSVEREIAALIKREFEKKYSPTWHCVVGRKFGSYVSHETKHFIFFLVRGLNVLLFKAG
- the LOC140259641 gene encoding dynein light chain LC6, flagellar outer arm-like; this translates as MAEQKAVIKDTDMPADMQQQAVQCAARSLEEHSPECSVAAHIKREFDRRYSPTWHCVVGRSFASCVTHETNNFIFAYLGHVALLLFKTA